Within Acidimicrobiales bacterium, the genomic segment GTTTCCGTCCAGGAACGGGTGAATGGTCTCGAACTGGTAGTGCAAGAGGGCCGCTTGGATCAAGACTGGCAAGGTCAGGTTCTCGTTGGCGAACCTCTCCAAGTCGGCGAGCAGTTCGGGTACTCGGTCTGGCGGGGGGGTGGCACGAAATCCGCGTCCGCGATGGTCGCACTCGGAGGTCCGATCCAGTTCTGGGTGGTGCGGATCTGGCCGGGCTGCCGCTCGCGCCCGCGCACGCCTGCGAGCAGGATCTCGTGAAGTTCGCTCAGGAGTCGGACGCTGATGGGAAGCTCTTCGAGTCGGGAGATCCCAAACTCCATGGCTTTCACGTATTTGGCCACCTCTTCGACGTCCGGGCTCGGTGGCTCGCCCGAACCTTCGGCTTCGAAGAACTCCAACAGGGTGGCCTGGGTTCCCTCGATGCGGGTCGACGCGACGGCCTCCCTGCGAAGATAGGGAGAGGCCAGCAGATGCGGGTTCGGCAGCACTCGGCAAACGCCGGCGAGCCTTCCCAAGGCTGCGTCCGCTTTTGACAAGAGCCCGACGATCTCGGGGTTCAACTGCAGCGTTCGTGGGATGGGCTTTGGGATGTAGGCGATGTATCCGTGCCTGCCGGGAGTCTTCTGCGCCCGGCCGAACCGGGTGTTCGCGTAGCGCCGAGCGTCCACGAGGACAACCTAGCAAGCACCATAAAGAAATCCGGGGAAACTTAAAGGTCCAATCTCGTCTGTAAAGGGGACTTGCAGGTGGTTGACAGTCGCCTCCCCCAAGTGCACGGAGGCAGAGCGCCCGTGTCATATGGGGCGCCGCTGTCGTAGGAGACCCGCCCGCAGGAGACCAATGCGCCGCCGAGCGCTTGGGCGCCCGGGAATCGAGTGTGTGTGGACGTCAGAGAATGTGGCCGCGCGGCGACGCGTTGAAAGAGTCGGTTTAGTGGCGGGGGCGGGATTCGAACCCGCGACCTTCGGGTTATGAGCCCGACGAGCTACCTGACTGCTCCACCCCGCGTCGCAGAAGGGAATGTTACCCGCCTCCCGCAGGTGCGCCAACGGGGGTGACGAAAAGGTGATCGGGGTAGGCCTCTCGTCGTCCGCCGAGTCGGTGAACTGGGTCACGATCGAGTCGGTACTAGGTTGCCTACTAGTCTGGCAAAGAGAGGCCAGCTATCCGTGAGCCGGCCTGCAAGCGCTCGGGCCGCTCACCTATCTCATACGTGTCACCTAGCCATGTCGGCCCAGGCCAAGATCGCTTCGAGGAGCGAGCCCGAAAACAGGCCACGACGGGGAGAGCACGGCCCGTGGAGGAGTCCTTCCAAGCAGCTCAGCGGCGTTACGAGA encodes:
- a CDS encoding hypothetical protein (possible pseudo, frameshifted) — encoded protein: MDARRYANTRFGRAQKTPGRHGYIAYIPKPIPRTLQLNPEIVGLLSKADAALGRLAGVCRVLPNPHLLASPYLRREAVASTRIEGTQATLLEFFEAEGSGEPPSPDVEEVAKYVKAMEFGISRLEELPISVRLLSELHEILLAGVRGRERQPGQIRTTQNWIGPPSATIADADFVPPPRQTEYPNCSPTWRGSPTRT